A single window of Eisenibacter elegans DSM 3317 DNA harbors:
- a CDS encoding response regulator, producing the protein MTTQGDTLLTLLIIDGDIKQRSAIFEHLNALNKYNILNAATGEMAMLITHKKEADLIVMDWDTLEMSGTDLLTQQQLLSKPLIAIAQSRQIEKNRSTFQQYVDAVVLKPVVRQELVFKVEQLGEKIRIQHQVDSIKAQAAEQQASSMRLDEELSSQMRFIEQEKQVLVAKELQLERNLAKFRAETEQVQQQLDLRRQEAYQREQALEKEQLSLGQQKETIEQQRAQIAKQKEFILRQEEALANAQKLFEAEKEKLATQRKELEGLQLDFEENHKAMLSEKQRLAADQSRLDNQLRDLQEREQKLQAELDALSNEEREVQSAKVQEMLFREHRQREIKALEEGLQAQMQQLNFERETMELLRKEYEVKQAELEAQAKKAFDESPYVAKAAELEALLAQKEEMLEQLTQQLELTRQTQSEQETQLEQLTQALADQTAHTQQWQSQYQELQQTLALQQTRIAGLEAQLQEAEIQLQHIGDERVQAQELLHEAQTKNQSLADEAQALQNKLDLAETQATQLQTNLEQQRALAQAASEGENQTIEALRQQLQNTQDSLENAKEEAEQLRQVLEQTELQLNDLLQAKFEADQALLQVQTQGNEEGVLLQQLQAQLQSTQVALNQQQSENTQLQAQLQTYQERIQEVRAQEVTLSELHQLTDNQAQIIEQLKAQLQLQTMETQRLNQALVAAQEAAAEVPLPIPVPREEGTIPPQTATDQLALFRYILPPSILQKVDRARTQPTLELHQSVGVLLVIWETLEAEESHAKILLQWLKTQIQHLALDPIDNPDPSVLTATLPAAQIEDVPSLVAKALQLQAALQAFDQVSFQATLEVNTGPLVMGDIDQKPFVYDAWGDLTLPATRPIPQLKAPLIITEPTFQCLPADQQAQWQTVGTVQKKRSLATNIYLKM; encoded by the coding sequence ATGACAACCCAAGGCGATACTTTATTGACCCTCCTCATCATCGACGGAGATATTAAGCAACGAAGCGCAATTTTTGAGCATCTCAATGCGCTCAATAAATACAATATTCTTAATGCGGCCACAGGTGAGATGGCGATGCTGATTACTCACAAAAAAGAAGCCGACCTGATTGTGATGGACTGGGACACGCTCGAAATGTCGGGTACGGATTTGCTGACCCAACAACAACTTTTGTCAAAGCCACTCATTGCTATCGCCCAAAGCCGACAGATAGAAAAAAACCGCAGTACCTTCCAACAATATGTAGATGCTGTGGTTCTCAAGCCGGTAGTACGCCAAGAATTGGTCTTTAAGGTAGAGCAGTTGGGCGAGAAAATCCGCATCCAACACCAAGTAGACAGTATCAAGGCTCAGGCTGCCGAGCAGCAGGCTTCTTCGATGCGCCTCGATGAGGAGCTAAGTAGCCAAATGCGCTTTATAGAGCAAGAAAAACAAGTCCTTGTAGCCAAAGAACTACAACTAGAGCGAAATTTGGCCAAGTTCCGCGCCGAAACAGAGCAAGTACAGCAACAACTTGATCTCCGCCGCCAAGAGGCTTACCAACGTGAGCAAGCCCTCGAAAAAGAACAACTCAGCCTCGGCCAACAAAAAGAAACCATAGAGCAGCAACGCGCCCAGATAGCCAAACAAAAAGAATTCATCCTCCGGCAGGAAGAGGCGCTGGCTAACGCGCAAAAGCTGTTTGAGGCCGAAAAAGAAAAACTAGCCACCCAACGCAAGGAGCTAGAAGGTCTACAGCTTGATTTTGAAGAAAATCATAAGGCGATGTTGAGCGAAAAACAACGCCTAGCCGCCGACCAGTCGCGCCTCGACAACCAACTCCGAGATCTTCAAGAACGGGAGCAAAAGCTACAAGCCGAACTAGACGCACTCTCGAATGAAGAACGTGAAGTACAAAGCGCCAAAGTACAAGAAATGCTCTTCAGAGAGCACCGCCAGCGTGAAATAAAGGCGCTAGAGGAAGGACTACAGGCGCAAATGCAACAACTCAACTTTGAACGCGAAACGATGGAGTTGCTGCGCAAGGAATATGAAGTCAAGCAAGCCGAGCTGGAAGCCCAAGCCAAAAAAGCTTTTGATGAAAGCCCCTATGTAGCCAAGGCTGCCGAGCTAGAAGCGCTATTGGCTCAAAAAGAAGAGATGCTTGAGCAACTCACACAACAGCTCGAACTGACACGCCAAACGCAGTCCGAACAAGAAACTCAGCTCGAACAGCTAACACAGGCATTGGCAGACCAAACAGCGCATACCCAACAGTGGCAAAGCCAATACCAAGAACTACAACAAACCCTTGCCCTACAACAAACACGCATAGCAGGGTTAGAAGCGCAACTACAGGAGGCCGAAATCCAGCTTCAACATATAGGGGACGAGCGCGTTCAAGCTCAAGAGTTGCTCCACGAGGCCCAAACCAAGAACCAAAGTTTGGCTGATGAGGCGCAAGCCTTACAAAACAAACTTGATCTGGCCGAAACACAGGCTACCCAACTCCAAACTAACTTGGAGCAACAACGAGCGCTGGCTCAAGCTGCTTCGGAAGGAGAAAACCAAACAATTGAGGCGCTGCGCCAACAACTGCAAAATACACAAGACTCACTAGAGAATGCCAAAGAAGAAGCCGAACAGCTCCGACAAGTGCTGGAACAAACAGAGCTGCAGCTCAATGATTTGTTGCAAGCTAAGTTTGAGGCTGACCAAGCACTCCTACAGGTCCAAACCCAAGGAAACGAGGAGGGAGTTCTGTTGCAACAACTGCAAGCGCAACTACAAAGCACTCAGGTAGCGCTAAACCAACAACAAAGTGAAAATACCCAACTTCAAGCCCAACTACAAACCTACCAAGAACGAATACAGGAGGTGCGCGCTCAGGAGGTAACCCTGAGCGAACTGCACCAACTTACTGATAATCAGGCTCAAATAATAGAGCAACTCAAGGCACAACTGCAGCTCCAAACAATGGAAACCCAACGGCTAAACCAAGCCCTAGTAGCAGCCCAAGAGGCCGCCGCCGAAGTGCCGCTGCCCATCCCTGTGCCAAGAGAGGAAGGCACGATACCTCCTCAAACAGCTACAGACCAACTGGCGCTCTTCCGCTATATCTTGCCGCCAAGTATTTTGCAAAAGGTAGACCGTGCGCGCACGCAGCCCACCCTTGAGCTACATCAGTCTGTGGGGGTGTTGCTGGTTATTTGGGAAACCCTAGAAGCTGAAGAAAGCCACGCCAAAATACTCTTACAATGGCTAAAAACCCAAATACAACACTTAGCGCTAGACCCCATCGACAATCCTGATCCATCTGTATTGACAGCGACCCTGCCCGCCGCACAGATAGAAGATGTGCCGAGCTTGGTAGCCAAAGCCCTACAACTACAGGCTGCGCTCCAAGCTTTCGACCAAGTCTCTTTTCAGGCTACGCTCGAAGTCAATACCGGCCCACTAGTGATGGGCGACATCGATCAGAAACCCTTTGTCTATGATGCTTGGGGCGACCTGACCCTCCCTGCCACGCGCCCCATCCCACAACTAAAAGCCCCGCTCATCATCACTGAGCCCACCTTTCA